Proteins encoded together in one Streptomyces asoensis window:
- a CDS encoding DUF1996 domain-containing protein produces MGRNIRKRRSSMATKAVAASAALALGGGGLIWANFYASAHESNSGQNQTKAANAAAQVATISCPDVGQKLNNVPNGAKQGVATELANLDKQITEAYSRLASTRQAQANDSSFVQNAITGPLKEKRAATIDRIRINIQRSGGQFDNSLSQLAACTTQGANTNAGQAGNGQQQNGGQQQGGQNNGGQQQNGGQQNGGQQQGGQNNGGQNNGGQQNGGQNNGGNGQGQNGQGGNGPTAADFVDITKVQANAQLGVGANGLAANGNSGSRGTFTSNCGTNGNDNHNTDNVIVAPGVANGAHHLHDYVGNQNNDAFASDQKLLSAGTSCQNQGDKSSYFWPVLRVQDGSQDFDQNNDGGGKEGNVGKILQPAQAQIKFVGNKRGKVVAMPTALRIITGDAKAFVNGNGNANVNWSCTGFENKVQLETQYPICPQGSQVVRTTNFQSCWDGKNIDSANHRTHVAFVQGNGTCANGFKAIPQLQVRLVYNVPAPKLQNGTVVNPYAVDTFPENLHKPITDHNDFINFFSTNLMNKMVNCINTGKKCK; encoded by the coding sequence ATGGGACGCAACATACGTAAACGCCGTTCGTCGATGGCCACGAAGGCCGTGGCAGCATCGGCGGCCCTAGCGCTCGGCGGGGGCGGGCTGATCTGGGCGAACTTCTACGCTTCGGCGCACGAGTCGAACTCGGGCCAGAACCAGACCAAGGCCGCCAACGCGGCCGCGCAGGTCGCCACCATCTCCTGCCCGGATGTGGGGCAGAAGCTGAACAACGTGCCCAACGGCGCCAAGCAGGGCGTCGCGACCGAGCTGGCCAACCTCGACAAGCAGATCACCGAGGCCTACTCCCGGCTCGCGTCGACGCGCCAGGCCCAGGCGAACGACTCGAGCTTCGTCCAGAACGCGATCACCGGCCCCCTCAAGGAGAAGCGGGCGGCCACGATCGACCGGATCCGCATCAACATCCAGCGGTCCGGCGGCCAGTTCGACAACTCGCTGAGCCAGCTGGCGGCCTGCACCACGCAGGGGGCGAACACCAACGCCGGCCAGGCGGGCAACGGTCAGCAGCAGAACGGCGGCCAGCAGCAGGGCGGCCAGAACAACGGCGGCCAGCAGCAGAACGGCGGTCAGCAGAACGGCGGCCAGCAGCAGGGCGGTCAGAACAACGGCGGCCAGAACAACGGCGGTCAGCAGAACGGCGGCCAGAACAACGGCGGCAACGGCCAGGGACAGAACGGCCAGGGCGGCAACGGCCCGACCGCCGCGGACTTCGTGGACATAACCAAGGTCCAGGCCAACGCGCAGCTGGGCGTGGGGGCGAACGGTCTCGCCGCGAACGGCAACAGCGGTTCGCGCGGCACGTTCACCTCGAACTGCGGCACCAACGGCAACGACAACCACAACACGGACAACGTGATCGTGGCCCCCGGTGTCGCCAACGGCGCCCACCACCTGCACGACTACGTCGGCAACCAGAACAACGACGCCTTCGCGAGCGACCAGAAGCTGCTGTCGGCCGGCACCAGCTGCCAGAACCAGGGCGACAAGTCCTCGTACTTCTGGCCGGTGCTGCGTGTCCAGGACGGCAGCCAGGACTTCGACCAGAACAACGACGGCGGTGGCAAGGAAGGCAACGTCGGCAAGATCCTTCAGCCCGCCCAGGCGCAGATCAAGTTCGTCGGCAACAAGCGCGGCAAGGTCGTCGCGATGCCGACCGCCCTGCGCATCATCACCGGAGACGCCAAGGCCTTCGTCAACGGCAACGGCAACGCCAACGTGAACTGGAGCTGCACCGGCTTCGAGAACAAGGTGCAGCTGGAGACGCAGTACCCGATCTGCCCCCAGGGCAGCCAGGTGGTGCGCACGACCAACTTCCAGAGCTGCTGGGACGGCAAGAACATCGACAGCGCCAACCACCGCACGCACGTGGCGTTCGTCCAGGGCAACGGCACCTGCGCCAACGGCTTCAAGGCGATCCCCCAGCTCCAGGTCCGTCTGGTCTACAACGTCCCGGCCCCGAAGCTCCAGAACGGGACGGTCGTGAACCCGTACGCGGTCGACACCTTCCCGGAGAACCTGCACAAGCCGATCACCGACCACAACGACTTCATCAACTTCTTCTCCACGAACCTGATGAACAAGATGGTCAACTGCATCAACACCGGCAAGAAGTGCAAGTGA